A window of Methylosarcina fibrata AML-C10 genomic DNA:
CATGAAAAACCTGAGCATAAGCCCTACTATAGAAATTAGACCAGGCTACCGTTTCAATGTTATGGTATCCAAAGACCTGACGTTTTCTAAACCATACCGTAGTTTTAATTATTGATTAACACCAGGGGAAAAACATGAAATTCCGTCATCGCATTTTAGCCGCTAAAATTGGCTTGCTGCTTTCCGTCAATGTTTCGGCGACCGGCATTCCGGTCTTCGATGCGGCTAACCTCGGACAAAACACAAACACAGCCCTACAATCCACCGTCTCCGCCATCGAAAACGTAGCGCAGACGCTAAAGCAAATCGATGAATACGCAACGCAGTTGCAACAGTACCAGGATCAGATTACCAACACGTTAGCGCCGGCCCAATACATTTGGGATCAGGCAAACGCAACGATCGGAAAAGTCATGGGGTTGGTGGATCAGGTGAGCTACTACAAATCGGTCGCCGGAAACCTGGACGGTTATCTCGCTAAGTATCAAGACGCCAACTATTACCAGAACTCATCCTGCCTGGGAACGGGAGGATGCAGTTCCGCGCAACGCACCGCGCTGACACAATCCACGTGGGACTCATCGATGGCACAAAAACGGGCCAATGACGCGGTATGGAAAGGTATCGAGCAACAAGATTCCCAATTGAGGGATGACGCCAGACAGTTGGAGCGGTTGCAAAGCCAAGCCAGCTCGGCCGGCGGTCGAATGGAGGCGATTCAAGCGGGCGTTCAGCTTGCGAGTAACCAATCGGCGCAGTTATTGCAAATTCGCACGCTGCTGCTGCAACAACAACAATTTGAAGCGGCCCGCGCTCAAGCGGTATCCGATCGGGAAGCTCAGGAATTGGCGGCTCATCGGCAATCGACATCAGCGCAAGTCGCGGCGGGGACTGTCGACAAAATTTAGGGGATTATATGAGCTGGAAATTGTTGGTGGTGATTATTACTGCATGCGTACTAGGCGGCGCTATTGGCGGCACGGTCGTGATTTTGGTCAAGGACGGCCCGACCGAGGCCCAGGCTCCGCAAAAAACGGAACGGCCACGCGCTAAATCTCATTACATAAAACCAGGCCAGGTCGACCGCATTTAATTTTCGGACCGAGGGCATTCGATGAAAAATAGCACTGTTATATCGTTATTTACTGTATTACTGCTGTTAACTATGTGCGGTTCCGCCAGTGCAGCAGTCGGAACCAACGACGTTATCCACGACGTGATTACCCGCTATTCCACAGCGGCCGGCAAATGGGCATCCAAAATCGAGGGACACGCCACCTGGCTATTTTGGGTACTTGTTACCATCAGCATGGTCTGGACGTTTGGCATCATGGCCGTTCGTCAAGCCGGGCTGAACGAGTTTTTTGCCGAATTTGTACGATTCACCCTGTTTACGGGTTTTTACTGGTGGTTGCTGGACAACGCGGCATCGAGTCTGAAGTTCGCGCCCGGAATCGTCGATTCGATGCGAAAACTCGGCGGCGAGGCATCCGGTTTAGGCACTGATTTTTCCCCTGCATACATCGTGAATATAGGATTCGATATATTCAATCGTGCCGTCGACCAGTTGAGTTTTTGGGATTTCGCCGATTCGATCATCGGCTTCATCCTAAGCTTGCTGATCCTCGTTATTCTGACCATCGTTGCCGTGAACATCGTGGTAACCCTTATCACCGCGTGGATTCTGATGTATGCCGGCATTATTTTCCTCGGGTTCGGCGGATCGCGCTGGACAAGCGATTTCGCCATCAATTACTACAAGGCGGTGTTCGCGATCGGCGCGAGCCTGTTCGCGATGACACTCCTTGTCGGCATCGGCGTGGACATTCTCGACGAATACTACAAGAGCATGTCAGGAGGGGTTGACTTCCGGGAGATGGCCGTCGTCTTGATCGCTTCGATCGTGCTGCTGTATCTCGTCGACAAGGTGCCGACAATCATTGCCGGAATCATCACCGGGGCCAGCATCGGGCAGGGCATCAGCTCGTTCGGAGCAGGATCGGCCATGGGTGCCGTGGGCATGGCTACGGCCGGTGCCAGTGTAGCCGGGGCAGCGCTCATGAATGGAGCACATAACATCGGCGGGGGATACCAGGCCCTTAAATCTGCGGTGCAGGCCGCTTCGGCCCATGCTGCAACCGGAGAGGGTATGTTCTCCGGTGCCGGCAGTAATAGCGGTAGTCCGCGCAGCTATGCCGATGCCATGGGGCATACAGCCCGGTTTACCGCTGATGTCGGTGCAAATCTGGCTAAGGGGGCGTGGGATGTTGGCAAGGAAAAGGTTGGCGACATGGTTCAGTCGTTTTCTGAATCCGCACACGACACCATCCCCGGCCAAGTATCGACCGCCATAGACAATCGCAGTAACCAAGGATCGGGATCGCCTGCGGTATCGGAGAGCCCGAACGCTACGGAAAACAGCATCGGCCCTGGGCAGCAATCAATGGACCCAGAGGTTGCGGCGTTCGTGAACAAAGGTCAGGGATGAGTCCGTTCCCCGCACGCGCGGGGATGAACCTAACCTATTTAGGAGATACCTATGAAAAACAGAAACCTTCTTTCATTGATTATCAGTCTAGCGATAATTGCATCGCCGGCCGTGTATGCCGAAAACCAGTCCGCATGTGAAACCATGTTATGCCTTGC
This region includes:
- the trbJ gene encoding P-type conjugative transfer protein TrbJ, with the translated sequence MKFRHRILAAKIGLLLSVNVSATGIPVFDAANLGQNTNTALQSTVSAIENVAQTLKQIDEYATQLQQYQDQITNTLAPAQYIWDQANATIGKVMGLVDQVSYYKSVAGNLDGYLAKYQDANYYQNSSCLGTGGCSSAQRTALTQSTWDSSMAQKRANDAVWKGIEQQDSQLRDDARQLERLQSQASSAGGRMEAIQAGVQLASNQSAQLLQIRTLLLQQQQFEAARAQAVSDREAQELAAHRQSTSAQVAAGTVDKI
- the trbL gene encoding P-type conjugative transfer protein TrbL gives rise to the protein MKNSTVISLFTVLLLLTMCGSASAAVGTNDVIHDVITRYSTAAGKWASKIEGHATWLFWVLVTISMVWTFGIMAVRQAGLNEFFAEFVRFTLFTGFYWWLLDNAASSLKFAPGIVDSMRKLGGEASGLGTDFSPAYIVNIGFDIFNRAVDQLSFWDFADSIIGFILSLLILVILTIVAVNIVVTLITAWILMYAGIIFLGFGGSRWTSDFAINYYKAVFAIGASLFAMTLLVGIGVDILDEYYKSMSGGVDFREMAVVLIASIVLLYLVDKVPTIIAGIITGASIGQGISSFGAGSAMGAVGMATAGASVAGAALMNGAHNIGGGYQALKSAVQAASAHAATGEGMFSGAGSNSGSPRSYADAMGHTARFTADVGANLAKGAWDVGKEKVGDMVQSFSESAHDTIPGQVSTAIDNRSNQGSGSPAVSESPNATENSIGPGQQSMDPEVAAFVNKGQG